A single region of the Brienomyrus brachyistius isolate T26 chromosome 10, BBRACH_0.4, whole genome shotgun sequence genome encodes:
- the prox3 gene encoding prospero homeobox 3, with amino-acid sequence MDSSSDPLSQQASQIFHYGLYSSPPSAIPSAPRYSGGNPLSYPITSHLLHSGGPQQANFYRHSQSTSEDLDPTLDRELGAVEENAGRRAKAPAASPVPQYLSRGKKRPSFEMGDWPQQLVNGKRVCPESLLRRATGRGEVDGECGGRGAEGVQRKVRRGETRGRQGGTEIRQRQRQELKVLLQETRGKLLELQERVCRAYGERRSGRRREDGELALDDGLEMFSEDEETSDLGGTSLKCPLHPSGGNSVEKRSDGNPGNGTGSQQGAPGEGRVLLDCGLVRGEWEAGGDGGPKFAQALKRELGSAVARVIDRVTHLYTQSYPSSTEDPAPAEGVRSKKEEFPKVNKAPPSLGLPEPGPLVPNRIQEKLVQNPNVSQNPLFSQLNSSLHPLPRSHIPGQLPSEAKDPFLSSYPPAPPPMPLPLLHYTMQHLFARSLSNFPLHKDCMSTDSFLDFSSHTPSFPPMPLLGQMDASLSTLDREGGGRGQAGGMLSGYMDGGDSSIYLPGGSSQEGLSPCHLKKAKLMFFYTRYPSSNTLKTYFPDVKFNRCITSQLIKWFSNFREFFYIQMERFARQAAREGLTGRGQGALRLGRDSELYRILNLHYNKSNDYQVPDRFVEVSELALREFLNAIQAGRDTDPCWKKSIYKIICKLDSPVPDSFRLPGCPPSGAAAE; translated from the exons ATGGATTCTTCTTCTGACCCCCTGAGTCAGCAGGCTTCCCAGATTTTCCATTATGGCTTATATAGCAGCCCCCCCAGTGCCATCCCCTCTGCGCCCCGCTACTCTGGGGGCAACCCCCTTTCCTACCCCATCACATCCCACCTCCTGCACTCTGGTGGCCCACAGCAAGCAAACTTCTACAGGCACAGCCAGTCGACCAGCGAAGACTTGGATCCCACCCTTGACAGGGAGCTTGGAGCTGTGGAGGAGAATGCGGGAAGGAGAGCAAAGGCCCCGGCAGCCTCTCCTGTGCCTCAGTACCTCTCCAGGGGGAAAAAGCGGCCCTCCTTTGAGATGGGAGACTGGCCCCAGCAGCTAGTGAATGGGAAGAGGGTATGTCCTGAGAGCTTGCTGAGAAGAGCGACAGGGAGGGGAGAGGTCGATGGggaatgtggggggaggggtgctgaGGGGGTTCAGAGGAAGGTGAGGAGAGGAGAGACTCGGGGGAGACAAGGTGGCACGGAGATCCGTCAGCGCCAGAGGCAGGAGCTGAAGGTCCTTCTGCAGGAGACCAGAGGAAagctgctggagctgcaggagaGAGTGTGCAGGGCATACGGGGAGCGGCGGAGCGGCCGAAGAAGAGAGGATGGAGAATTGGCCCTAGACGATGGGCTGGAGATGTTCTCAGAGGATGAGGAAACAAGCGACTTAGGAGGGACGTCCCTCAAATGCCCTCTGCATCCTTCAGGAGGCAACAGTGTGGAGAAACGGTCCGACGGCAACCCGGGCAATGGCACAGGCTCCCAGCAGGGAGCTCCGGGGGagggcagggtgctgctggATTGCGGCCTGGTCAGGGGCGAGTGGGAGGCTGGGGGAGATGGAGGGCCAAAGTTCGCTCAGGCCCTGAAGCGGGAGTTGGGCAGCGCTGTGGCCAGGGTCATCGACCGAGTCACCCACCTGTACACCCAAAGCTACCCATCCTCCACAGAGGATCCAGCACCAGCGGAAGGGGTGAGGTCTAAGAAGGAGGAGTTCCCTAAGGTAAACAAGGCCCCGCCCTCCCTGGGGCTGCCTGAGCCGGGGCCCTTAGTGCCAAACAGGATACAGGAGAAGCTGGTGCAGAACCCAAATGTCAGTCAAAATCCGCTATTCTCTCAACTGAATTCCAGTCTGCACCCCCTGCCACGGAGTCACATCCCTGGCCAGTTACCCTCTGAAGCCAAGGACCCTTTCCTCAGCTCCTATcctcctgcccctccccccatgcccctccccctcctgcacTATACCATGCAGCACCTCTTTGCCCGCTCACTCTCCAACTTCCCGCTCCACAAGGACTGCATGTCTACGGACTCCTTCCTGGATTTCAGCTCTCACACCCCATCCTTCCCTCCCATGCCACTCCTGGGGCAGATGGATGCCTCACTCTCCACCCTCGACAGGGAGGGAGGTGGGAGAGGGCAAGCGGGTGGAATGCTGAGTGGGTACATGGATGGGGGGGACTCCTCTATCTACCTCCCTGGGGGGTCG TCCCAGGAAGGCCTGTCTCCCTGTCACCTGAAGAAGGCCAAGCTCATGTTCTTCTACACACGCTACCCGAGCTCCAACACCCTCAAGACCTACTTCCCTGACGTGAAG TTCAACCGCTGCATCACCTCCCAGCTCATCAAGTGGTTCAGTAACTTCCGGGAGTTCTTCTACATTCAGATGGAGCGTTTCGCCCGGCAGGCAGCGCGGGAGGGTCTGACCGGCCGGGGCCAGGGGGCACTGCGTCTGGGGCGGGACTCGGAGCTGTACCGTATTCTCAACCTGCACTACAACAAGAGTAACGATtaccag gtgcCCGACAGGTTTGTGGAGGTGTCGGAGCTGGCCTTGAGGGAGTTCCTCAACGCCATCCAGGCAGGGCGCGACACTGACCCCTGCTGGAAAAAATCTATATACAAgatcatctgcaagctggacAGCCCTGTACCAGACAGCTTCCGGCTGCCTGGGTGCCCCCCAAGCGGCGCTGCTGCTGAGTGA